In Ilumatobacter fluminis, the following proteins share a genomic window:
- a CDS encoding NAD(P)/FAD-dependent oxidoreductase: MRERIAVVGSGIAGLTCAHVLGPHHDVTLYEAAPRLGGHANTVDVVDPSAGTIGVDTGFIVHNDRNYPNLVGLFDELGVETIDTEMSFGVIDRDPESATNGLAYRATSPNSMFAQRRNILRPAMWRMLRDVPRFYKAARALLDDDSVESDELSLAEFLEREDYSRDFVELHLIPMGASVWSADPSSFAEFPARTLFRFLDNHGLLSVGDRPQWRTVVGGSRTYVDAIARRFSGTIRLSAPVTSIHRDSRSVLVSSLGLVERYDRVILATHSDQALTMLADATPIEQKVLGAVRYQPNTATLHTDTSLLAPTKRAWSAWNYERRSADQREATLTYDMTALQHLPGSNRYLVSLNSDDHIDPSKVLRSFEYSHPVFDADAIEAQRRFDEVDGADRVHFCGAWWGYGFHEDGMVSGLRVCHRIGVDWHRSTLLEQDR, encoded by the coding sequence ATGCGCGAACGCATCGCCGTCGTCGGGTCGGGTATCGCCGGCCTCACCTGTGCTCACGTGTTGGGCCCCCATCACGACGTCACCCTGTACGAGGCGGCACCCCGCCTCGGGGGCCACGCCAACACCGTCGACGTGGTCGACCCGTCCGCCGGCACGATCGGCGTCGACACCGGCTTCATCGTCCACAACGACCGCAACTACCCGAACCTGGTCGGCCTGTTCGACGAGCTCGGTGTCGAGACGATCGACACCGAGATGAGCTTCGGGGTGATCGACCGCGACCCCGAATCGGCCACCAACGGGCTCGCCTATCGAGCGACCAGCCCGAACAGCATGTTCGCCCAGCGGCGCAACATCCTGCGTCCGGCGATGTGGCGGATGCTGCGCGACGTGCCGCGGTTCTACAAGGCCGCCCGGGCACTGCTCGACGACGATTCGGTCGAGAGCGACGAGTTGTCGCTCGCCGAGTTCCTCGAGCGCGAGGACTACAGCCGTGACTTCGTCGAGTTGCACCTCATCCCGATGGGGGCCTCGGTGTGGTCGGCCGACCCGTCGTCGTTCGCAGAGTTCCCGGCCCGCACCCTCTTCCGGTTCCTCGACAACCACGGACTCTTGAGCGTCGGTGATCGTCCACAGTGGCGCACCGTCGTCGGCGGGAGCCGCACCTACGTCGATGCGATCGCCCGCCGCTTCAGCGGCACGATCCGGCTCTCGGCACCGGTCACCTCGATCCATCGCGACTCCCGCAGCGTGCTGGTGTCGTCGCTCGGCCTCGTCGAGCGGTACGACCGGGTGATCCTGGCGACCCACAGCGACCAGGCGCTGACGATGCTCGCCGACGCCACCCCGATCGAACAGAAGGTGCTCGGCGCCGTCCGGTACCAGCCGAACACGGCCACGCTCCACACCGACACCTCGCTGCTCGCTCCCACGAAGCGGGCATGGTCGGCGTGGAACTACGAGCGCCGGTCCGCCGACCAGCGCGAAGCGACGCTGACCTACGACATGACCGCCCTGCAGCATCTGCCGGGCAGCAACCGCTATCTCGTCAGCCTCAACAGCGACGACCACATCGACCCGTCGAAGGTCTTGCGCTCGTTCGAGTACTCGCACCCGGTGTTCGACGCCGACGCGATCGAGGCGCAGCGCCGGTTCGACGAGGTCGACGGCGCCGACCGCGTGCACTTCTGCGGCGCCTGGTGGGGGTACGGCTTCCACGAGGACGGCATGGTGTCGGGCCTGCGGGTCTGCCACCGCATCGGCGTCGACTGGCATCGCAGCACACTGCTGGAGCAGGACCGATGA
- a CDS encoding MFS transporter, which yields MTPRTDVDARPDDSASLAERETGLWPFDPSRFPFYYGWVIVVVGTIGMIASVPGQTAGVSVFTDHLTDGTGLSRLQLSIAYLIGTGTSGFVLPRGGRAVDRYGARVMALAAVVGLAATLLGFSVVGPMNTVVGMIVMSVGFGCLRFSGQGMLTLSSRTMISQWFDRRRGVVTSFSNAFMSFAFAASPAFLLWLIDLDGFRTAWRLMAAVLVVVMGAIIVVFFRESPEASGLVIDGGIAEREANGAMRAKAPVGTDRDLTRGQALRDPRFWAVTLPVAALSSTGTALTFHIVDIGAEIGLTDDEIVRIFLPIAFVSVPVTLINGWLIDKVTPVLIALVMCAAQLLMYFTVTYIDTTWTAVLAIGAWGTSQGCFAPLTSAAVPRLFGRRHLGAISGVQMSAMVIGSAIGPALFALVKSLAGSYEAALWISAVVPAAALALSVYCLIRPPLPVPGDA from the coding sequence GTGACCCCCCGCACCGACGTCGACGCGCGCCCGGACGACTCGGCGTCTTTGGCCGAGCGCGAGACCGGCTTGTGGCCGTTCGACCCGTCGAGGTTCCCGTTCTATTACGGCTGGGTGATCGTCGTCGTCGGCACGATCGGCATGATCGCGTCGGTGCCCGGCCAGACCGCCGGCGTCAGCGTCTTCACCGACCACCTCACCGACGGCACCGGGTTGAGCCGGCTCCAACTCTCGATCGCCTATCTGATCGGCACGGGCACGAGCGGCTTCGTGCTCCCTCGCGGTGGCCGTGCGGTCGACCGGTACGGCGCTCGGGTCATGGCCCTCGCCGCCGTGGTCGGTCTCGCCGCGACCCTGCTCGGCTTCAGCGTGGTCGGCCCGATGAACACGGTCGTCGGGATGATCGTGATGAGCGTCGGGTTCGGCTGTCTGCGCTTCTCCGGCCAGGGCATGCTGACCCTGTCGTCGCGCACGATGATCTCGCAGTGGTTCGATCGTCGACGCGGCGTCGTCACCTCGTTCTCCAACGCGTTCATGAGCTTCGCATTCGCGGCCAGCCCAGCGTTCCTGCTGTGGCTGATCGACCTCGACGGTTTCCGCACCGCGTGGCGACTGATGGCGGCCGTCCTCGTCGTCGTGATGGGTGCGATCATCGTCGTCTTCTTCCGGGAGAGCCCCGAGGCGTCCGGGCTCGTGATCGACGGGGGCATCGCAGAGCGCGAGGCGAACGGTGCGATGCGGGCGAAGGCGCCGGTCGGCACCGACCGCGACCTCACGCGTGGTCAGGCGCTCCGCGACCCGCGTTTCTGGGCGGTGACGCTGCCGGTCGCCGCGCTCAGCTCGACCGGGACGGCGCTGACGTTCCACATCGTCGACATCGGCGCCGAGATCGGCCTCACCGACGACGAGATCGTGCGGATCTTCCTGCCGATCGCGTTCGTGAGCGTGCCGGTCACCTTGATCAACGGTTGGCTGATCGACAAGGTCACCCCGGTGTTGATCGCCCTCGTCATGTGCGCGGCGCAGCTGCTCATGTACTTCACGGTCACCTACATCGACACGACGTGGACGGCGGTGCTCGCGATCGGTGCCTGGGGCACGTCGCAGGGCTGCTTCGCACCGCTCACATCGGCGGCGGTCCCTCGACTGTTCGGTCGCCGACACCTCGGCGCGATCTCCGGTGTGCAAATGAGTGCCATGGTGATCGGCAGCGCCATCGGTCCGGCGTTGTTCGCTCTCGTGAAGTCGTTGGCCGGGTCGTACGAGGCGGCGCTGTGGATCTCGGCGGTCGTGCCGGCCGCCGCGCTCGCGCTGTCGGTGTACTGCCTGATCCGCCCGCCACTACCTGTTCCCGGCGACGCCTGA
- a CDS encoding L,D-transpeptidase family protein, whose product MRITGAALLTGGLLLASGCSGGSDAAAPGDDTAAPTASAVTTTTVDATTTTTTTSVAPTTTAPPEICVVTVQPGDSLGGIVASLDGVTMDELLTENRMSETDIIHPGEQYDICPGNDVDDVTGTSRLAPSPAHVEVQQAELNELFAGTSLFELGIDGDSGPLTRQAICAARMLLGLPESTTHLPEGSDEEAAIFDATRDSFTIPRGAATWSSKWILINETCQVIVTGEGDERIVDIFPTSTGEPDYPTHNIQALDAYRYDPALDNDGWHDSTNFPSEVDNPLNGNMYKPIYFNGGQAIHGAGYIPPNPRSKGCARTFPHHQDRIIDWLGIDDIVEPVWNAGAIGATVSVVGEYRDL is encoded by the coding sequence GTGCGGATCACGGGCGCGGCGCTCCTCACCGGCGGCTTGTTGTTGGCGTCGGGTTGCTCCGGCGGATCCGACGCGGCCGCACCCGGCGACGACACCGCCGCACCGACCGCGTCGGCGGTGACCACCACGACCGTCGACGCCACCACGACGACCACCACCACCTCGGTCGCGCCGACCACCACGGCACCGCCGGAGATCTGTGTCGTCACCGTGCAGCCCGGCGATTCGCTCGGCGGCATCGTCGCCTCGCTCGACGGCGTCACGATGGACGAACTGCTCACCGAGAACCGGATGAGCGAGACCGACATCATCCACCCCGGCGAGCAGTACGACATCTGCCCCGGCAACGACGTCGACGACGTGACCGGCACGTCCCGGCTCGCGCCCTCGCCCGCCCACGTCGAGGTGCAGCAGGCCGAGCTGAACGAGTTGTTCGCCGGCACGTCGCTGTTCGAACTCGGCATCGACGGCGACTCCGGACCGCTCACCCGCCAGGCGATCTGCGCGGCCCGCATGTTGCTCGGCCTGCCGGAGAGCACGACCCACCTGCCCGAGGGCAGTGACGAGGAGGCGGCGATCTTCGACGCGACGCGTGACTCGTTCACGATCCCGCGGGGCGCAGCGACGTGGTCGTCGAAGTGGATCCTGATCAACGAGACGTGTCAGGTGATCGTCACCGGCGAGGGTGACGAGCGCATCGTCGACATCTTCCCGACGTCGACCGGCGAGCCCGACTACCCGACCCACAACATCCAGGCCCTCGACGCCTACCGCTACGACCCGGCGCTCGACAACGACGGCTGGCACGACAGCACGAACTTCCCGAGCGAGGTCGACAACCCGCTCAACGGCAACATGTACAAGCCGATCTACTTCAACGGCGGTCAGGCGATCCACGGCGCCGGATACATCCCGCCGAACCCGCGCAGCAAGGGCTGCGCCCGCACGTTCCCGCACCACCAGGATCGCATCATCGACTGGCTCGGCATCGACGACATCGTCGAGCCGGTCTGGAACGCCGGGGCGATCGGCGCCACGGTGTCGGTCGTCGGCGAGTACCGCGATCTCTGA
- a CDS encoding SAM-dependent methyltransferase, with product MSAISADRLLRHAERDVATRPGPVTSGAASLGRFVLRRTTRDRLTVDDVVPGRTPQRHVYGAEGTLAVGAVDAHVTVLDERAYAAFVREGAIGFGRGFIERWWTSDDPVAVVQFAIRNMEGLDRVRNRTRRWTGWISDPVRKALPRDSRERNREDIGAHYDIGNDFFSLFLDETMTYSSAVWPNPDASLADASRHKYDLLLDRLGVGPGDHLLEIGTGWGGMALRAAERGARVTTTTISSEQHAEATRRVREAGFADRVTLLTDDWRDLIGTYDAVVSIEMIEAVDWRDYDAYFATIDRSLKPGGRAAIQAICLPDDRWERAKNTEDFIRRFVFPNGFLPSVGAIGDSIGRATSMHVVAVDDYTEHYAETLHRWRVEFDAQLPAVADLGLDERFQRLWRMYLAYCEAAFLERHCLLHQLTFQR from the coding sequence ATGAGCGCGATCAGCGCCGATCGGCTGCTGCGCCACGCCGAGCGCGACGTTGCGACCCGGCCCGGCCCCGTGACATCGGGAGCCGCATCGCTCGGACGATTCGTTCTCCGCCGAACGACGCGTGACCGTCTGACCGTCGACGACGTCGTGCCGGGTCGAACGCCGCAGCGACACGTCTACGGCGCCGAGGGCACCCTGGCCGTCGGCGCGGTCGACGCCCACGTCACCGTGCTCGACGAACGCGCCTACGCCGCGTTCGTTCGTGAGGGCGCGATCGGATTCGGGCGTGGCTTCATCGAGCGCTGGTGGACCTCCGACGACCCCGTCGCCGTCGTGCAGTTCGCGATCCGGAACATGGAAGGGCTCGACCGGGTCCGCAATCGGACCCGCCGCTGGACCGGCTGGATCTCCGACCCGGTCCGCAAGGCGCTGCCCCGCGACTCGCGAGAGCGCAACCGCGAGGACATCGGCGCCCACTACGACATCGGCAACGACTTCTTTTCGCTCTTCCTCGACGAGACGATGACGTACTCGTCGGCCGTGTGGCCGAACCCGGACGCATCGCTCGCCGACGCCAGCCGTCACAAGTACGACCTGCTCCTCGACCGGCTCGGCGTCGGCCCCGGCGACCACCTCCTCGAGATCGGTACCGGCTGGGGCGGTATGGCGCTGCGGGCGGCCGAACGCGGCGCTCGGGTGACGACGACCACCATCTCGTCCGAGCAGCACGCCGAGGCGACCCGACGAGTCCGGGAGGCCGGTTTCGCCGACCGGGTCACGCTCCTCACCGACGACTGGCGCGACCTCATCGGCACGTACGACGCCGTCGTGTCGATCGAGATGATCGAGGCGGTCGACTGGCGCGACTACGACGCCTACTTCGCCACGATCGACCGTTCACTGAAGCCCGGTGGGCGCGCTGCGATCCAGGCGATCTGTCTGCCCGACGACCGTTGGGAGCGTGCCAAGAACACCGAGGACTTCATCCGACGGTTCGTGTTCCCGAACGGCTTCCTCCCCTCGGTCGGCGCGATCGGCGACTCGATCGGTCGGGCGACGTCGATGCACGTGGTTGCCGTCGACGACTACACCGAGCACTACGCCGAGACGCTGCACCGCTGGCGCGTCGAGTTCGACGCTCAGCTCCCGGCGGTTGCCGACCTCGGTCTCGACGAACGGTTCCAGCGTCTGTGGCGCATGTACCTCGCCTACTGCGAGGCCGCCTTCCTCGAACGCCACTGCCTCCTGCACCAACTGACCTTCCAACGGTGA
- a CDS encoding gluconokinase produces the protein MADSDTTPETPLRLIVMGVAGSGKTTIGLRLGEALDVEYVEADDAHPPTNVEKMAAGIPLTDADRQPWLETLASRLAARTRVVISCSALKRSYRDVLRAAGGVTFVCLDLPPAVARHRAGDRTDHFMGPNMIDSQFATLEPPTADETDVITVDATATPAEIVAAIVDRVG, from the coding sequence ATGGCCGACAGCGACACGACCCCCGAGACACCTCTCCGACTGATCGTGATGGGCGTCGCCGGATCGGGCAAGACCACGATCGGGCTCCGACTCGGCGAGGCGCTCGACGTGGAGTACGTGGAGGCCGACGACGCACATCCGCCGACGAACGTCGAGAAGATGGCGGCAGGAATCCCCCTCACCGACGCCGACCGCCAACCGTGGCTCGAGACGCTCGCGTCCCGGCTCGCTGCTCGGACTCGGGTGGTCATCTCGTGCTCGGCGCTGAAGCGCAGCTATCGCGACGTGCTGCGTGCGGCGGGTGGGGTCACGTTCGTGTGCCTCGATCTGCCGCCTGCCGTCGCCAGACATCGTGCCGGCGACCGGACCGATCACTTCATGGGGCCGAACATGATCGACAGCCAGTTCGCCACCCTCGAACCGCCGACCGCCGACGAGACCGACGTGATCACCGTCGACGCAACGGCCACTCCGGCCGAGATCGTCGCAGCGATCGTCGACCGGGTCGGCTGA
- a CDS encoding bifunctional helix-turn-helix transcriptional regulator/GNAT family N-acetyltransferase, translating to MIDDVTEQLRRFNRSFTQRIGVLDDSFLGAGRPLGQARLLFEIGMGHASLLHLRHRLGLDSGYLSRLLRELEHDGLVDVVADPDDGRRRVATLTDAGRRAWADLDRRSDDLAARLIDPLTDRQRDELASALATADRLLRAAAIGFDVVDPASEEAVAAMSAYFGELDDRFTDGFDPGDTLVTDAPSMRAPTGSFVVARSDDDVVACGGVVRHDASTGEIKRMWVHADWRGAGVGRRTLAALEAEVARLGYDTIVLDTNAVLTEAIAMYGRAGYTPTDRYNDNPYAQRWFTKPVG from the coding sequence GTGATCGACGACGTCACCGAGCAGCTGCGGCGGTTCAACCGCTCGTTCACCCAGCGGATCGGCGTGCTCGACGACTCGTTCCTCGGCGCCGGGCGACCGCTCGGCCAGGCCCGACTGCTGTTCGAGATCGGGATGGGCCACGCGTCGCTGCTCCACCTCCGACATCGGCTCGGGCTCGATTCCGGCTACCTCAGTCGGCTCCTGCGCGAGCTCGAGCACGACGGACTCGTCGACGTCGTCGCCGATCCGGACGACGGCCGACGTCGAGTCGCCACCCTCACCGACGCCGGCCGCCGCGCCTGGGCCGACCTCGACCGGCGATCGGACGACCTCGCCGCCCGGCTGATCGACCCGCTCACCGATCGCCAGCGCGACGAACTCGCCTCGGCGCTCGCAACCGCCGACCGGCTCCTGCGAGCCGCCGCGATCGGCTTCGACGTCGTCGATCCCGCGTCCGAGGAGGCGGTCGCCGCGATGTCGGCCTACTTCGGCGAACTCGACGATCGTTTCACCGACGGCTTCGATCCGGGCGACACGCTGGTCACCGATGCGCCGTCGATGCGCGCACCGACGGGATCGTTCGTCGTCGCCCGATCGGACGACGACGTCGTGGCGTGCGGCGGCGTCGTGCGTCACGACGCCTCGACCGGCGAGATCAAGCGGATGTGGGTGCACGCCGACTGGCGCGGTGCAGGCGTGGGCCGCCGCACCCTCGCCGCGCTCGAGGCCGAGGTCGCCCGGCTCGGCTACGACACGATCGTGCTCGACACCAACGCCGTGCTCACCGAGGCGATCGCCATGTACGGCCGGGCCGGCTACACCCCGACCGACCGCTACAACGACAACCCCTACGCCCAACGCTGGTTCACCAAACCCGTCGGTTGA
- a CDS encoding catalase, translating into MADCPFTTTDSGAPAPSDEHSLTAGPDGPILLHDHYLLEQMANFNRERIPERQPHAKGSGAFGTFEVTGDVSEFTRAAFLQPGATTEMAARFSTVAGERGSPDTWRDPRGFSLKFYTSEGNWDMVGNNTPIFFIKDPMKFQHFIRSQKRRADNGLRDHDMQWDFWTLSPESAHQVTYLMGDRGIPRSYRQMNGYSSHTYSWYDADGNLSWVKYHFHSDQGVEGYTQDEADEMAGKDSDVHRRDLFDAIADGEHPSWTLKVQLMPYEDAKTYRISPFDLTKVWPHADYPLIDVGRFTLHTNPTDFHTQIEQLAFEPNNMVPGTGLSPDKMLLARGFSYADAHRARLGVNYKQIPVNAPQCPVHSYSKDGAMRIVPVTDPVYAPNSKGGPAADPSLIGDDNRWSYGVSDDMVRTAYVEREDDDDWSQARALVRDVFDDAQRDEFVDNVAGHLADGVTGPVLERAFEYWRNVDQEIGDRIARAVS; encoded by the coding sequence ATGGCCGATTGCCCGTTCACCACTACCGACAGCGGGGCACCCGCACCCAGCGACGAGCACTCGCTGACCGCCGGTCCGGACGGGCCGATCCTGCTCCACGACCACTATCTGCTGGAGCAGATGGCGAACTTCAACCGGGAGCGCATCCCAGAACGGCAGCCGCACGCCAAGGGCAGCGGTGCGTTCGGCACGTTCGAGGTCACCGGCGACGTCAGCGAGTTCACTCGCGCCGCCTTCCTCCAGCCCGGCGCGACCACCGAGATGGCCGCTCGCTTCTCCACCGTCGCCGGTGAACGAGGCTCCCCCGACACGTGGCGCGATCCGCGAGGTTTCTCGCTGAAGTTCTATACGTCCGAGGGCAACTGGGACATGGTCGGCAACAACACGCCGATCTTCTTCATCAAGGACCCGATGAAGTTCCAGCACTTCATCCGCTCCCAGAAGCGACGCGCCGACAACGGCCTGCGCGACCACGACATGCAGTGGGACTTCTGGACCCTGTCACCCGAGTCGGCGCACCAGGTGACGTACCTGATGGGCGATCGTGGCATCCCCCGCAGCTACCGCCAGATGAACGGCTATTCGAGCCACACGTACTCCTGGTACGACGCCGACGGGAACCTGTCGTGGGTCAAGTACCACTTCCACAGCGACCAGGGCGTCGAGGGGTACACACAGGACGAAGCCGACGAGATGGCCGGCAAGGACAGCGACGTGCACCGGCGCGATCTGTTCGACGCGATCGCCGACGGCGAGCACCCGTCGTGGACGTTGAAGGTGCAGCTCATGCCGTACGAGGACGCCAAGACGTACCGCATCAGCCCGTTCGACCTCACGAAGGTGTGGCCGCACGCCGACTATCCCTTGATCGACGTCGGACGATTCACCCTGCACACCAATCCCACCGACTTCCACACCCAGATCGAGCAGTTGGCGTTCGAGCCGAACAACATGGTGCCCGGCACCGGCCTGTCGCCCGACAAGATGCTGCTCGCCCGTGGCTTCTCGTACGCCGACGCGCACCGTGCCCGACTCGGTGTGAACTACAAGCAGATCCCGGTCAACGCTCCGCAGTGCCCCGTGCACAGCTACTCGAAGGATGGCGCGATGCGCATCGTGCCCGTGACCGATCCGGTCTATGCGCCGAACAGCAAGGGTGGTCCGGCGGCCGACCCGAGCCTGATCGGTGACGACAACCGGTGGAGCTACGGCGTCAGCGACGACATGGTCCGCACCGCCTACGTCGAGCGCGAGGACGACGACGACTGGAGCCAGGCCCGGGCACTCGTGCGGGACGTGTTCGACGATGCGCAGCGCGACGAGTTCGTCGACAACGTTGCCGGCCACCTCGCCGACGGGGTGACCGGACCGGTCCTCGAGCGGGCGTTCGAGTACTGGCGCAATGTCGATCAGGAGATCGGCGACCGCATCGCCCGCGCCGTCAGCTGA
- a CDS encoding SRPBCC family protein → MAKYVTTIETPMPADQAFTFMADLRNFEDWDPGVQKSVQVEGSGPGPDAVFDVTVDAPGKGLTLRYETTEYDAPNSCTVKASSTLFTSLDRITVEPTETGSLVTYDAELTLNGPLGLFDFALKPAFGRIGGRADEGLQQALDGTKR, encoded by the coding sequence ATGGCCAAGTACGTGACCACGATCGAGACCCCGATGCCCGCCGACCAGGCGTTCACCTTCATGGCCGATCTCCGCAACTTCGAGGACTGGGACCCGGGTGTCCAGAAGTCGGTACAGGTCGAGGGCTCGGGCCCTGGCCCCGACGCCGTGTTCGACGTCACCGTCGACGCACCCGGCAAGGGCCTCACCCTCCGCTACGAGACCACCGAGTACGACGCCCCCAACTCGTGCACCGTCAAGGCGAGCAGCACGCTGTTCACCTCGCTCGACCGCATCACGGTCGAGCCGACCGAGACCGGCTCGCTCGTCACCTACGACGCCGAACTCACCCTCAACGGCCCGCTCGGCCTGTTCGACTTCGCCCTGAAGCCCGCGTTCGGTCGCATCGGCGGCCGCGCCGACGAGGGCCTCCAGCAGGCGCTCGACGGAACGAAGCGCTGA
- a CDS encoding serine hydrolase domain-containing protein — MGGKRLMTAVVSGVLVLVMAACSDDPEPDAEPASTTASSIPSTSAPATEAPTTSSAPPETSSPSTSAPATTAAPATTATTAPERDFSALGPMVQGIVDEFELGGAALVVVDRDDGIVHEEYWGAFDADRQSFIASSSKMITAGVLMRLDDQGLLDMDTPIAEQTDWVGNPDLTPAQLVSNTSGLVGLFPELFYEPYVCQWFPDGDIEDCGATIFETPDDDDLIVPPDTGFAYGGGQWQIAGALAEHVSGRTWAELIDETYVTPCGVDSLGYNNHFVITRGLGYPYDIDPTTLEPTDNPNMEAGAYIAAPDYGELLLMHLREGRCGDEQVISPEGIEQLHTDRTITLPGGDALPGYAMGWWVDRANGRLNDPGAFGAEPWIDLELGYGAYFVVEADGSTGATIRSVIEPVIDEAMTASP; from the coding sequence ATGGGTGGGAAACGATTGATGACGGCGGTGGTGAGCGGCGTGCTCGTGCTCGTGATGGCGGCATGCAGCGATGATCCCGAGCCGGACGCCGAACCGGCGTCGACGACAGCGTCGTCGATCCCGTCGACGTCCGCCCCGGCGACGGAAGCGCCCACCACCTCGTCGGCCCCTCCCGAAACGAGCTCACCGTCGACCAGCGCGCCCGCGACGACCGCCGCGCCGGCGACGACCGCAACGACGGCACCGGAACGCGACTTCTCGGCCCTCGGCCCGATGGTGCAGGGCATCGTCGACGAGTTCGAGCTCGGTGGCGCGGCTCTTGTCGTCGTCGATCGTGACGACGGGATCGTGCACGAGGAGTACTGGGGTGCGTTCGACGCCGACCGGCAGTCGTTCATCGCGTCGTCGTCGAAGATGATCACCGCCGGCGTCCTGATGCGTCTCGACGACCAGGGCCTGCTCGACATGGACACGCCGATCGCCGAGCAGACCGACTGGGTCGGCAACCCCGACCTGACGCCGGCGCAGCTCGTCTCGAACACGTCGGGCCTCGTCGGCCTGTTCCCCGAGCTCTTCTACGAGCCGTACGTGTGCCAGTGGTTCCCCGACGGCGACATCGAGGACTGCGGCGCCACGATCTTCGAGACGCCGGACGACGACGATCTGATCGTCCCACCCGACACCGGGTTCGCGTACGGCGGTGGTCAATGGCAGATCGCGGGTGCGTTGGCCGAGCACGTGTCGGGTCGCACGTGGGCCGAGCTGATCGACGAGACCTACGTGACGCCGTGCGGCGTCGACAGCCTCGGGTACAACAACCACTTCGTGATCACCCGCGGACTCGGCTACCCGTACGACATCGATCCGACCACCCTCGAGCCCACCGACAACCCGAACATGGAGGCGGGTGCCTACATCGCGGCGCCCGACTACGGGGAGCTCCTCTTGATGCACCTGCGCGAAGGTCGTTGCGGCGACGAGCAGGTGATCTCGCCGGAGGGCATCGAGCAGCTCCACACCGACCGCACCATCACCCTGCCGGGCGGCGACGCGCTCCCCGGTTACGCAATGGGCTGGTGGGTCGATCGCGCCAACGGTCGCTTGAACGACCCGGGCGCGTTCGGCGCCGAACCCTGGATCGATCTCGAGCTCGGCTACGGCGCCTACTTCGTCGTCGAGGCCGACGGCTCGACCGGCGCGACGATCCGGAGCGTCATCGAGCCGGTGATCGACGAAGCCATGACCGCCTCACCGTGA
- a CDS encoding DUF1365 domain-containing protein, whose translation MRPGGAAVCSGTVYHRRNVPTRNEFTYPVGYVWIDPDHPDRLCREHPLWSATRTAPARFRRSDYGLEATGSLAESVRDDLTPVLQERPTGAVRMLTQVRRFGWLFNPITVYLAWTDDDADPAGAVLEVTNTPWKERLRYPVRLWRRGDWLTATTDKVLHVSPFLDESQRYDIRLRGDDERIEFGIDVVPDGMDEPIVVTGLTTERVPATRSALSRAFVRPFLSTHRVSWGIHWQALKLWWKRVPFVPHPRKREVPA comes from the coding sequence ATGAGGCCGGGCGGCGCGGCCGTGTGCAGCGGCACCGTGTACCACCGCCGCAACGTGCCGACCCGGAACGAGTTCACGTACCCGGTCGGCTACGTCTGGATCGACCCCGACCACCCCGATCGTCTCTGCCGTGAGCATCCGCTCTGGTCGGCGACGCGGACGGCCCCGGCCCGCTTCCGTCGCAGCGACTACGGGCTCGAGGCGACCGGCTCGCTCGCCGAGTCGGTCCGAGACGACCTGACGCCGGTGTTGCAGGAGCGTCCCACCGGCGCCGTGCGCATGCTCACCCAGGTGCGTCGGTTCGGTTGGCTGTTCAACCCCATCACCGTCTACCTCGCCTGGACCGACGACGACGCCGATCCGGCGGGCGCCGTGCTCGAGGTGACGAACACCCCGTGGAAGGAACGACTGCGCTACCCCGTCCGGTTGTGGCGCCGAGGCGACTGGCTGACGGCGACGACCGACAAGGTGCTCCACGTCTCCCCGTTCCTCGACGAGTCGCAGCGGTACGACATCCGCCTGCGCGGCGACGACGAACGCATCGAGTTCGGCATCGACGTCGTCCCCGACGGGATGGACGAACCGATCGTGGTCACCGGCCTGACGACCGAGCGCGTCCCGGCGACGCGATCCGCGCTCTCGCGAGCGTTCGTCCGGCCGTTCCTCTCGACACACCGCGTGTCGTGGGGTATTCATTGGCAAGCACTGAAGCTGTGGTGGAAGCGGGTGCCGTTCGTGCCGCACCCGCGGAAGCGGGAGGTACCGGCATGA